In Aspergillus nidulans FGSC A4 chromosome II, a single window of DNA contains:
- a CDS encoding phosphatidylinositol-specific phospholipase C (transcript_id=CADANIAT00005102), whose protein sequence is MVAEHLTIRNLTSTPITLKRIERFRAPEKPRDVDIGALAKNFTRLVTNVTRAEAPVASITDDTKPFQHKDVDIHVEPFKTVRTELRSYIDSDKERIRWFFESRGERHQIQTPVPTTETASMKPLSKDANLRFTGIFTPAESHLAVFSSANLNAWMRELKDDTLLSSLSIPGTHNSPTCHIAPPSVRCQAVSPREQLKNGVRFFDIRVQPKFPNDKAKDELALVHSTFPISLTGDKYFRDLEREVIDFLEHNPSETLIISLKREGPGTHTDEQLSRIIRDHYARPGSRWYTDPKIPTLGEARGKIVLVRRFNILEELKEIHGGRGWGINATGWADNCANATCPSGQIIIQDFYEVMETQNINKKIQYVTEHCKRASETCYPFGILPGPKATRAHPFYINFLSASNFFKLGTWPEKIAEKVNPATVDYLCRKHGEKEGADWSTGILVTDWVGLDGDWDLARAIVGFNAKLMVRQVKQENERKDHEQK, encoded by the coding sequence GTCACTCGCGCTGAGGCGCCCGTCGCATCAATCACTGACGACACCAAACCGTTCCAGCACAAGGACGTCGATATCCATGTTGAGCCTTTCAAGACGGTGCGTACCGAGTTGCGCTCTTACATCGACTCAGACAAGGAGCGAATTCGCTGGTTCTTCGAGTCCAGGGGCGAACGGCACCAGATTCAAACCCCAGTGCCGACAACCGAAACCGCCAGCATGAAACCGCTGAGCAAGGACGCAAACCTCCGGTTCACGGGTATCTTCACGCCGGCAGAGTCCCACCTTGCCGTCTTTTCATCTGCAAATTTGAATGCGTGGATGCGAGAGCTCAAGGACGACACCTTGCTCTCGTCGTTATCCATCCCGGGAACGCACAACTCCCCCACATGCCATATCGCACCACCCTCCGTCCGCTGCCAGGCCGTCAGCCCGCGCGAGCAGCTCAAGAACGGCGTGCGCTTTTTCGACATCCGCGTGCAGCCCAAATTCCCCAACGACAAGGCCAAGGACGAGCTTGCCTTAGTGCATAGCACATTTCCCATATCCCTTACGGGCGACAAGTACTTTCGCGACTTGGAGCGTGAAGTCATTGACTTCCTGGAACACAACCCCTCCGAAACGCTCATCATCTCACTGAAACGCGAAGGGCCTGGAACCCACACGGACGAACAGCTCAGCCGCATCATCCGCGACCATTACGCACGCCCAGGGAGCAGGTGGTACACCGACCCCAAGATTCCAACTCTTGGCGAAGCCCGCGGCAAAATTGTCCTCGTTCGCCGATTCAACATCCTCGAGGAACTCAAGGAAATTCACGGCGGGCGAGGCTGGGGAATTAACGCGACAGGCTGGGCGGACAACTGTGCCAATGCGACGTGTCCCAGCGGCCAAATCATTATCCAAGATTTTTACGAAGTCATGGAAACGCAgaacatcaacaagaagatccaGTATGTGACCGAACACTGCAAGCGCGCCAGCGAGACATGTTATCCCTTTGGGATCCTCCCAGGACCTAAGGCAACAAGGGCCCATCCATTCTACATTAACTTTTTAAGCGCGAGcaacttcttcaagctcggGACGTGGCCGGAAAAGATCGCCGAAAAGGTGAACCCGGCGACGGTTGATTACCTTTGCAGGAAGCAtggggagaaagagggcgCGGATTGGTCGACTGGTATTCTAGTTACGGACTGGGTTGGTCTGGATGGTGATTGGGACCTTGCTAGGGCTATCGTGGGCTTTAATGCCAAGCTCATGGTGAGGCAGGTAAAGCAGGAGAATGAGAGGAAGGACCATGAGCAGAAATAA
- a CDS encoding mitochondrial 54S ribosomal protein uL10m (transcript_id=CADANIAT00005103), whose protein sequence is MPPRIRLTNARVPQPIRCQRVLHQFDVAIPVRYASTATATTPAPSIEQMTISPAPIARFPPSQPPSHRRPEFRRSQLLRQYTSIIRTTPLMVFLQHDNLQSVEWAAIRRELSKAMQKVDAKIAAEGRSTPALAPHIKIQIIQTSIFEVALRIVEYFRPDKATLEKGKSPSAVDPATQTSAEISLAGSKDDLTLTHDLSRAAQAAVRNMKGKHELSTLLAGPIAVLSIPYVSPEHLKAAMTVLAPKAFGYTAPTRRANPDWHEPHVQNGLNKLSVLAARLDNQLFDVDQTKWVGSIEGGMDGLRSQLIMALQSMGSSITSTLEGAGKSLYFTLESRRSVLEDEQKGTSGENKAE, encoded by the coding sequence ATGCCTCCTCGGATACGCCTCACAAATGCCCGGGTTCCTCAACCCATTCGGTGCCAGAGGGTCCTCCACCAATTTGATGTCGCCATTCCAGTCCGTTATGCCAGTACCGCAACGGCTACGACTCCTGCTCCCTCGATTGAGCAGATGACCATTTCTCCCGCTCCCATCGCCAGATTCCCTCCCTCTCAGCCCCCATCGCACCGCAGACCCGAGTTCCGACGCTCCCAACTTCTCCGCCAATACACCTCCATCATTCGCACTACGCCTCTTATGGTCTTCCTTCAACATGACAACCTTCAATCAGTCGAATGGGCCGCTATTCGACGAGAACTCAGCAAAGCTATGCAAAAAGTTGACGCGAAGATCGCTGCGGAAGGCCGGTCCactccagctctggcccCCCATATCAAAATTCAAATCATCCAGACCAGCATCTTCGAGGTTGCACTGCGAATTGTGGAGTACTTTCGACCAGACAAGGCCACACTGGAGAAAGGCAAGTCCCCCAGCGCAGTCGACCCAGCCACGCAAACATCCGCGGAAATTTCGCTCGCCGGGTCTAAGGACGACCTAACATTGACACACGATCTCTCGCGTGCGGCTCAGGCTGCAGTGCGCAACATGAAGGGGAAGCACGAGCTCTCTACCCTTCTTGCCGGACCTATTGCTGTCCTTTCTATTCCTTATGTGTCCCCAGAACACTTGAAGGCCGCCATGACAGTTCTGGCTCCCAAAGCCTTCGGGTATACTGCGCCCACTCGAAGAGCGAACCCCGACTGGCACGAGCCTCACGTCCAGAATGGTCTGAACAAACTGAGCGTACTTGCTGCACGCCTGGATAACCAGTTGTTCGATGTTGACCAGACGAAGTGGGTTGGAAGTATTGAAGGTGGTATGGACGGTCTGCGTTCTCAACTCATTATGGCATTACAGAGTATGGGATCCAGTATTACGAGCACTCTGGAGGGAGCTGGCAAGAGTTTGTACTTCACTCTTGAGAGCAGGAGAAGtgtgcttgaagatgagcaGAAGGGCACCAGCGGTGAGAATAAGGCAGAGTAG
- a CDS encoding anthranilate phosphoribosyltransferase (transcript_id=CADANIAT00005104): MSASPRQKPESISISPLLKKLAYPASELAVEASEIASAFALIFEDRLSDIQTAALLTLLHSTQLDKDAEVIAKCSHRMREAARQTDKAALRQAIQSRGRKEGNYRGGLCDIVGTGGDSHSTFNISTTSSILASPLLMMAKHGNRAQTSFSGSADVLNAITPVPPKIGAVTAENLSQVYAASNYAFLFAPNFHYGMMYADNVRRNLGLRTIFNLMGPLANPVDWAIEARVVGVAYKALGPVFVEALRQNGVTKGLVICGEEDLDEISCAGKTNCWQLSEIPNPDYDLSKEDDEDEEYRTPPTIAKLDEFQLEPADFGLPSYPLTAVYGRKMPKDNAAKLMQILRNELPRDDPILSFVLMNVAALLVTSGICEADSSNMGPGDDGQVITERGPGGGRWKEGVRRARWAIESGSALKCFEEFIEVTNKL, from the exons ATGtctgcttctcctcgccaAAAGCCGGAGAGCATCTCCATCAGCCCCCTCCTCAAGAAGCTCGCGTACCCCGCGTCCGAGTTAGCCGTGGAAGCTTCAGAGATCGCCTCAGCATTTGCATTGATTTTTGAGGATCGTCTTTCAGACATTCAGACCGCAGCTCTTCTTACACTTTTGCATTCAACTCAATTGGACAAAGATGCGGAAGTCATCGCGAAATGTTCGCATCGGATGAGAGAGGCCGCTCGCCAAACCGACAAGGCAGCTCTGAGACAGGCGATCCAATCTCGTGGGAGAAAGGAGGGAAATTACAGAGGTGGCCTG TGCGACATAGTCGGAACGGGCGGCGATTCGCATTCCACCTTCAACATCTCAACGACCTCGTCTATTCTCGCTTCCCCCCTTCTTATGATGGCTAAGCACGGAAACCGCGCGCAAACATCCTTCTCCGGATCCGCCGATGTGTTGAATGCTATTACTCCCGTCCCGCCCAAGATTGGCGCTGTCACCGCCGAGAACCTGAGCCAAGTGTACGCCGCGTCGAATTATGCTTTCTTGTTCGCGCCGAACTTCCATTATGGTATGATGTACGCTGACAATGTGCGCCGAAATCTTGGACTGCGAACAATCTTTAACCTGATGGGCCCGCTCGCAAACCCCGTGGACTGGGCCATTGAAGCTCGTGTTGTTGGTGTGGCCTACAAGGCTCTCGGGCCGGTGTTTGTAGAAGCGCTGCGCCAGAACGGAGTTACAAAAGGTCTCGTTATCTGCGGTGAAGAGGATCTGGATGAGATTAGCTGTGCAGGAAAGACGAATTGCTGGCAATTATCCGAGATCCCTAACCCCGACTACGATCTGTCaaaagaggatgacgaagatgaggagtACAGGACTCCCCCCACAATAGCCAAACTGGATgaattccagctcgagccCGCCGATTTCGGTCTGCCTAGCTACCCGCTGACTGCTGTCTACGGACGGAAGATGCCTAAAGACAATGCGGCCAAACTGATGCAGATTTTACGCAATGAGCTACCCCGAGATGATCCAATCCTGAGCTTCGTGCTCATGAACGTCGCCGCGCTCTTGGTAACCTCTGGAATCTGCGAAGCAGACAGCTCTAACATGGGccctggcgatgatggacAGGTCATTACCGAACGTGGTCCTGGAGGCGGTCGTTGGAAGGAGGGTGTCCGCCGAGCGCGCTGGGCGATCGAGAGCGGCTCGGCATTGAAATGCTTTGAGGAGTTCATCGAGGTTACAAACAAGCTTTAA
- a CDS encoding Rpo12/RPC10 RNA polymerase subunit family protein (transcript_id=CADANIAT00005105): protein MSREAYQVPSLGGGNAFSNDNLGAGSLDGPIVAYLCGDCNARVSLKRGDQIRCKECGHRVLYKERTKRMVQFEAR from the exons ATGTCCCGTGAAGCCTACCAAGTCCCCTCcctcggcggcggcaatgctTTCAGCAACGACAACCTCGGTGCGGGTTCTCTCGACGGTCCTATCGTCGCCTACCTGTGCGGTGACTGCAACGCCCGTGTGTCACTCAAGCGAGGCGATCAGATCCGCTGCAAGGAGTGTGGACATCGTGTTTTATACAAGGAGCGGACGAAGCG AATGGTTCAGTTCGAGGCGCGATAG
- a CDS encoding uncharacterized protein (transcript_id=CADANIAT00005107), with the protein MATHPDFPLWKLKYTPEQVYDLFFHSNFRFLCNPKRPAICTRFGLPSDRLWRFEFVVLKGEDGDEMASPKGREKSFFPYLTHAGNDTGSRKMCNIPGTASASLGRDRSGYLHAAATSGLMAALSCVAMRRTCSSMYGFYSTLARRFSGLTLRLVGGQVISSGFRDAASLAWRLALLCRQSTLDSPRHEAVLKNWYLERKQQLEKSLALTIRNREFVTEIPSWQRQLRLGHRKGYGSLSILAWDALHS; encoded by the exons ATGGCAACACACCCTGATTTCCCGCTCTGGAAGCTGAAGTACACGCCGGAGCAGGTATACGACCTTTTTTTCCACTCGAATTTTCGATTTCTGTGCAATCCTAAGCGCCCAGCTATCTGTACGCGATTTGGTCTCCCATCAGACCGGCTCTGGAGGTTTGAATTTGTTGTCTTGAAgggcgaggatggtgatgagaTGGCTTCGCCTAAAGGACGCGAGAAGTCATTCTTCCCCTACCTGACGCATGCAGGAAACGATACGG GCTCACGCAAGATGTGCAATATCCCGGGAACTGCATCAGCGTCCTTAGGTCGAGACCGTTCCGGTTATCTGCACGCAGCTGCAACAAGTGGTCTCATGGCCGCGTTGTCTTGTGTGGCGATGCGGCGCACGTGTTCCTCCATGTATGGCTTTTACTCTACGCTTGCGAGAAGGTTTTCTGGATTAACCCTACGCCTAGTTGGTGGTCAAGTTATTTCTTCCGGCTTCCGAGACGCTGCATCCCTAGCCTGGCGTCTTGCTTTACTTTGCCGCCAGAGCACACTCGATTCACCCCGTCATGAAGCTGTCCTCAAGAACTGGTACTTAGAGCGCAAGCAACAGCTCGAAAAATCCCTCGCTCTAACAATCAGGAACAGAGAATTTGTCACCGAAA TTCCGAGCTGGCAACGACAGCTGCGACTCGGCCACAGAAAAGGGTATGGTTCGTTATCGATTCTCGCATGGGATGCCCTTCATTCCTGA
- the nar1 gene encoding iron-sulfur cluster assembly protein NAR1 (transcript_id=CADANIAT00005108), with product MSAILSADDLNDFISPGVACIKPVESLPQKQSNENPYEVTTEDKVQPENPPPAQISLTDCLACSGCVTSAEAVLISLQSHNEVLNTLDAQPEIRLVSGENGTVIEDSGRTRDEGRIFVASVSPQVRASLAATYGVSEKEANHIIHQFLSGPNGLRAGGKHGSGFSWVVDTNSLREAVLVLTADEVSESLTGSSAPKRPILSSACPGWICYAEKTHPFILPHLSRLKSPQALTGTFLKTVISKKLGVPASRIWHLSIMPCFDKKLEASREELTDAAWNRLSSGEPNTPVRDVDCVITSRELLSLASSRGISLPNLPRKSLPQSLRLPFPDPALNVFLFSEKSFSRQTSASGTSGGYLHNVLLSFQARNPGSEIVTQRGRNADVVDYTLMSPEGEPILKAARYYGFRNIQNLVRKLKPARVSRLPGAKVATGQTAGGRRQPISRNGASAGSSMDYAYVEVMACPGGCTNGGGQIRIGDAREFNAQHDASVTSETSKPLPHEQRSWLARVDEAYYSADSDMDDAVEDVRTVSVTDNEDRVHKTLQHWSAITDIPLEKLAYTTYREVESDVGKPSAPNDTSRVVELAGKIGGGW from the exons ATGAGCGCAATCCTCTCCGCAGACGACTTAAACGATTTCATCTCCCCAGGCGTCGCTTGTATAAAACCCGTCGAGTCGCTCCCACAGAAGCAGTCGAATGAG AATCCCTACGAAGTCACCACAGAAGACAAAGTGCAACCAGAAAATCCCCCTCCAGCGCAGATCTCCCTCACCGATTGCCTCGCATGCTCCGGTTGTGTTACGTCCGCCGAGGCAGTGCTCATCTCGCTACAGTCGCATAATGAGgtcctcaacaccctcgaTGCGCAACCCGAGATTCGACTAGTGAGTGGCGAGAATGGGACAGTCATAGAGGACAGTGGGAGAACAAGAGACGAAGGGCGGATTTTCGTTGCCAGCGTCAGTCCTCAGGTACGCGCGAGTTTAGCAGCTACATACGGGGtttcggagaaggaggcaaaTCATATAATACATCAGTTCCTCAGCGGACCCAATGGTTTGAGGGCAGGGGGAAAGCACGGCAGCGGTTTCAGCTGGGTTGTTGATACCAATTCTCTACGCGAGGCAGTGTTGGTTCTGACGGCGGACGAAGTCAGCGAGTCATTGACGGGCTCCTCGGCGCCTAAACGACCGATTCTTTCATCAGCATGTCCAGGTTGGATCTGCTATGCTGAGAAAACGCATCCATTTATTCTTCCTCACTTATCTCGGTTGAAGTCACCCCAGGCCTTGACGGGTACTTTCTTGAAGACAGTAATCAGCAAGAAGCTCGGTGTACCTGCTTCTCGGATTTGGCATCTATCAATTATGCCTTGTTTTGACAAGAAGCTTGAGGCTAGCCGAGAAGAACTAACCGATGCCGCCTGGAATAGACTCTCATCGGGGGAGCCAAATACGCCTGTTCGCGATGTTGACTGCGTCATCACCTCACGCGAACTACTCAGCTTAGCGTCATCTCGAGGGATTTCACTGCCCAACCTACCAAGGAAGAGCCTTCCTCAGTCGCTCCGCCTACCTTTCCCAGACCCAGCACTTAAcgtttttcttttctctgagAAGTCGTTCTCACGACAGACAAGCGCCTCTGGTACCTCAGGAGGTTACCTGCATAATGTGCTCCTGTCTTTCCAAGCTCGCAACCCCGGCAGCGAGATTGTCACTCAGCGGGGTCGGAACGCGGATGTTGTGGACTACACCTTGATGTCCCCTGAAGGTGAACCGATACTGAAAGCAGCCCGTTACTACGGCTTCAGAAATATTCAGAATTTAGTCCGAAAACTCAAGCCCGCGCGGGTATCCCGCCTGCCGGGGGCCAAGGTAGCGACCGGACAAACGGCCGGAGGTCGACGGCAACCAATATCACGAAACGGAGCCTCTGCCGGGTCGAGCATGGACTATGCTTATGTAGAGGTCATGGCATGCCCTGGTGGCTGTACCAATGGAGGAGGTCAGATACGCATTGGTGATGCGAGGGAATTCAACGCGCAGCACGATGCTTCAGTGACGTCCGAAACCTCAAAGCCCTTACCACATGAGCAGCGCTCCTGGCTTGCTCGCGTCGATGAGGCTTACTACTCAGCTGATTCAGATATGGATGACGCGGTAGAGGATGTACGAACAGTTTCAGTCACAGATAACGAAGATAGAGTCCACAAGACCCTGCAGCACTGGTCTGCTATCACGGATATTCCACTTGAAAAGCTGGCCTATACGACGTACCGCGAGGTGGAGAGCGATGTCGGCAAGCCAAGTGCACCGAATGATACCTCGCGGGTTGTGGAGTTGGCAGGGAAAATTGGTGGTGGTTGGTAG
- a CDS encoding putative cell surface protein (transcript_id=CADANIAT00005109) has product MMPSFPSLSVSLISTISLLGTVYARTTLEGCTFTETVSEKNEYSIVWYVPETGEICDVSVCGGGLDPFDYDNPACPEYTGTAPYKPSFLADFGPSPTAVTAETTADAAVTSAADWDEGEEGDEDDEFASTTITSTRFSSTVATSSTETARSTSTPLIPSSRASLTPWPTSTSSAAVSESAPDSTTIIRTSPVASSLPRPFPTTNPVTKLASEMTPSPAPLQPVPPRPAPSQPVALIPEPPKLAPPKLAPPELAPPKPAPPQPALPQPALPQPALPQPALPQPALPQPALPQPALPQPVPPTTSSINTGVGGSPTMIGVPTVTVIPAPAVNDGASLRLGTSLGALGLLAAIVL; this is encoded by the exons ATGATGCCCTCGTTTCCCTCTCTCTCCGTTTCTCTTATCTCAACCATCTCCCTCTTAGGAACCGTCTATGCCCGAACGACTCTGGAAGGCTGCACCTTCACCGAAACTGTCAGCGAGAAGAATGAATACTCCATTGTCTGGTATGTCCCCGAGACAGGCGAGATATGCGATGTCTCTGTCTGTGGCGGCGGGCTGGACCCCTTCGACTACGACAATCCTGCCTGTCCAGAGTACACTGGCACAGCTCCTTACAAGCCCAGTTTCCTTGCAGACTTTGGACCTTCCCCTACCGCTGTGACGGCGGAGACGACcgcagatgctgctgttACTTCGGCTGCCGATtgggatgaaggagaagaaggtgatgaagacgacgaattTGCTAGCACGACAATTACGTCGACGCGTTTCTCGAGCACTGTTGCTACTAGCTCCACAGAGACAGCGAGGAGCACTTCGACTCCCCTAATTCCTTCTTCTAGGGCTTCGTTGACGCCGTGGCCTACGTCAACCAGCTCTGCCGCTGTTAGCGAAAGTGCACCCGACTCGACAACTATAATCAGGACCTCCCCTGTCGCGTCGTCGCTGCCTCGGCCATTCCCGACAACTAACCCTGTGACCAAACTGGCCAGCGAAA TGACGCCTTCGCCGGCGCCCCTGCAACCAGTACCTCCACGACCGGCACCTTCACAGCCAGTAGCCCTAATTCCAGAACCCCCGAAGTTGGCGCCTCCAAAATTGGCACCTCCAGAGTTAGCACCCCCCAAACCAGCACCCCCCCAACCAGcacttcctcaaccagcacTTCCTCAGCCAGcacttcctcaaccagcacttcctcaaccagcacTACCTCAACCAGCACTACCTCAACCAGCACTACCTCAACCGGTACCGCCAACAACCAGCTCCATCAATACCGGAGTTGGTGGGTCGCCTACCATGATTGGTGTTCCAACAGTCACGGTCATCCCAGCCCCCGCAGTGAATGATGGGGCCTCGCTGCGGCTCGGTACTAGCTTGGGTGCTCTCGGATTGCTTGCGGCGATTGTTCTGTGA
- a CDS encoding DUF924 family protein (transcript_id=CADANIAT00005110), with the protein MHPILRPKSYHKRLLTLQHWTALRPSTSRKTQSASHSWSMRSPTVLQTARARRIHTGPIPRTPPSMSNEPKVDLAMFLGPSLPGRVYNFWFQHVAEDANLTLPTLEVFKPWFTKDAVFDLECATHFKPILAAIHQSHSPHPEPHTPSQTQTPSPSRLEAQAQQILTLIKPTTAHDWLGLIILLDQLPRNCYRGTEAALVYTFFDPICRFIASRALEEGMAVRPEIRYRLALRHWFYLPFMHSEDLGHQELVLRSYQEMADDIRRLLDEPAHGVGEKELSCRVILASNREAVEANLAQSFKFQKEHHDIIARFGRYPYRNGVLGRTTTPEEEKFLSETDISFG; encoded by the exons ATGCACCCAATTCTCCGTCCAAAATCCTATCACAAACGACTGCTTACCCTCCAGCATTGGACCGCGCTGAGACCGAGCACAAGTAGAAAAACACAATCAGCTTCACATTCATGGTCAATGAGAAGTCCAACTGTCCTGCAAACTGCTagagcaagaagaatacACACTGGGCCGATACCACGAACGCCTCCAAGCATGTCCAACGAGCCAAAAGTTGACCTGGCCATGTTTCTCGGTCCGTCCTTGCCAGGCCGCGTCTACAACTTCTGGTTCCAGCATGTTGCCGAAGACGCGAACCTCACCCTTCCGACGTTAGAGGTGTTCAAACCGTGGTTTACAAAAGATGCGGTGTTCGACCTGGAATGCGC GACGCACTTTAAGCCCATCTTAGCTGCAATCCATCAATCCCACTCGCCACATCCGGAACCCCATACCCCCTCGCAAACCCAAACACCGTCCCCGTCCAGACTCGAAGCCCAGGCGCAGCAAATTCTCACGCTCATTAAGCCTACAACCGCACATGATTGGCTCGGCTTGATCATActcctcgaccagctccCGCGCAACTGCTACAGAGGCACTGAGGCCGCACTCGTGTATACATTCTTCGACCCGATATGCAGGTTTATCGCGTCCCGGgctttggaagaggggaTGGCCGTTAGACCCGAAATACGGTATCGCCTCGCGCTAAGGCATTGGTTTTACCTCCCTTTTATGCATTCAGAGGATCTTGGCCACCAAGAACTTGTGCTAAGGAGTTACCAAGAGATGGCTGATGATATTCGTCGGCTTTTGGATGAACCAGCGCACGGGGTAGGCGAGAAGGAATTATCTTGCCGGGTGATCCTGGCGAGCAATAGGGAAGCCGTCGAGGCCAACCTGGCGCAAAGCTTCAAGTTTCAGAAGGAGCACCATGATATCATTGCACGGTTTGGACGGTATCCTTACCGAAATGGAGTGCTGGGGAGAACTACAAcgccggaggaggaaaagttCCTCAGCGAGACAGACATATCCTTCGGTTAA
- a CDS encoding putative formamidopyrimidine-DNA glycosylase (transcript_id=CADANIAT00005111): MPELAEIYRIVHFIRQHLVGKTLAKVSTQHDDIVYGKVGTSAAEFQKAMEGKKVIGTGQQGKYFWITMTSPPHVVMHFGMAGWLKIRDADTYYYRTDKPEDKQWPPKYWKFLLETDGDPKVEAAFVDFRRLARIRLVDCPAEEIRNYTPLKENGPDPLVDKDVVTKEWLGSKLSSKKVPVKALLLDQAVISGIGNWMGDEILYHAKIHPEQYSNTLTDDQVKELHSSIHYVCSTSTEVLADSDKFPEHWLFKHRWSKGKKNKQSSLPNGEKITFLTVGGRTSAVVPSVQKKTGPVAGDVKQEDESSDERQTKRKRTTTKKDTSKTDKIDSRKESKQSVKLEDEDALEDKDTRQTNRRSTRLRK, encoded by the exons ATGCCTGAACTGGCCGAAATCTACCGCATCGTGCACTTCATCCGGCAGCATCTAGTTGGCAAGACCCTAGCAAAGGTGTCCACGCAACACGATGACATTGTCTACGGCAAGGTTGGCACGAGCGCCGCCGAATTCCAAAAGGCGATGGAAGGCAAGAAAGTGATAGGCACGGGTCAGCAGGGGAAATACTTCTGGATCACCATGACCTCGCCACCCCATGTCGTAATGCATTTCGGCATGGCAGGTTGGCTAAAGATTCGCGACGCGGACACATACTATTACCGCACGGATAAGCCGGAGGATAAGCAGTGGCCGCCAAAGTATTGGAAATTCTTGCTGGAAACGGATGGGGATCCGAAGGTGGAGGCTGCGTTTGTGGATTTTCGGAGACTGGCTAGGATACGGTTGGTTGATTGTCCTGCTGAGGAGATTCGGAATTATACTCCTCTCAAGGAAAATGGCCCTGACCCCCTTGTTGATAAGGATGTGGTCACGAAAGAGTGGCTTGGCAGCAAGCTGAGTAGCAAGAAGGTACCGGTCAAGGCGCTTCTCCTTGACCAAGCCGTTATAAGCGGAATTGGAAATTGGATGGG CGATGAGATCTTATACCACGCAAAAATACACCCCGAACAATACAGCAACACATTGACAGACGATCAAGTAAAAGAACTCCACTCATCTATTCATTATGTCTGTTCCACCTCCACGGAGGTATTGGCAGACTCTGACAAATTCCCTGAACATTGGCTTTTCAAGCATCGATGGAGCAAGGGGAAAAAGAATAAACAATCCAGCCTGCCGAACGGGGAGAAAATCACATTCCTCACCGTCGGTGGCAGAACCAGTGCCGTGGTCCCTAGTGTACAGAAGAAGACTGGCCCTGTGGCGGGCGATGTAAAGCAAGAGGACGAAAGCAGTGATGAGCGCCAGACCAAGCGAAAGCGGACAACAACTAAGAAAGACACGTCCAAAACAGACAAGATAGACTCGAGAAAGGAAAGCAAACAGTCCGTCAAActggaagacgaggacgCACTCGAAGACAAGGACACACGCCAAACAAACCGGCGCTCAACGCGGCTCAGGAAGTGA